From the Patescibacteria group bacterium genome, one window contains:
- a CDS encoding alanine--tRNA ligase-related protein, translated as MIIAQELRQKYLEFFKQKGHQIIPSASLIPENDPTVLFTTAGMHPLVPYLLGEKHPAGKRLVDVQKCLRTVDIEEVGDQVHQTFFEMLGNWSLGDYFKKEAIEWSYEFLISKDWLGLDKNRLAVSVFEGDQDAPFDQEAYSVWLNLGIPEKRIAKLPKKNNWWGPAGQTGPCGPDTEMFYWVSNEPAPEKFDPDDSRWVEVWNDVFMEYNKKVKSQKSKVKNEIRDSKIEKSKNLNKEAYEYESLKQKNIDTGMGLERVLAVLNGLDDNYRTELFWPIIEKVEELSGKKYGDSEEITKAMRIIADHLKAAIFILAERIEPSNVERGYVLRRLIRRAIRYAKQLEINQAFCFKLVEPAIKIYQDVYPELFQNKDFIEEQLVREEERFSTTLTKGLNVLKKEVQKMKQTGKKSLSGDIGKIAFNFFQNYGFPPELFLEEIAKEIPHSKEGVLASFNQAFKKHQELSRQKAEQKFKGGLADHSEISKKYHTATHLLQAALRQILSDQIYQKGSNITAERLRFDFNYSEPISSEQLKEIEGLVNQKIQEHLPVHFEEMAVDKAKKIGALGVFGSKYSEKVKVYFIGPSMNSGQIPFSIEICGGPHVENTKEIGKIKIAKLESIGQGIKRIRAVVEV; from the coding sequence ATGATTATTGCTCAAGAGTTAAGGCAAAAATATTTAGAATTTTTTAAGCAAAAAGGGCATCAGATTATTCCGAGCGCTTCTTTGATTCCGGAAAATGACCCGACCGTGCTTTTCACTACCGCGGGGATGCATCCTTTAGTGCCTTATTTATTAGGTGAAAAACATCCGGCCGGTAAACGTTTGGTTGATGTTCAGAAATGTCTCCGGACCGTTGATATTGAAGAAGTTGGCGACCAAGTCCATCAGACTTTTTTTGAGATGCTGGGCAACTGGTCTTTGGGGGATTATTTTAAAAAAGAGGCAATTGAGTGGAGTTATGAGTTTTTGATTTCTAAAGATTGGCTGGGACTTGATAAAAATAGATTAGCGGTTTCAGTATTTGAAGGCGACCAGGACGCGCCGTTTGACCAAGAAGCTTATAGTGTTTGGCTGAATTTGGGCATTCCTGAAAAAAGAATCGCCAAACTGCCGAAAAAAAACAACTGGTGGGGACCGGCCGGTCAAACCGGACCTTGCGGCCCAGATACCGAGATGTTTTATTGGGTTAGCAATGAACCAGCGCCGGAAAAGTTTGACCCCGATGATTCTCGCTGGGTTGAGGTCTGGAACGATGTGTTTATGGAGTATAATAAAAAAGTCAAAAGTCAAAAGTCAAAAGTCAAAAATGAAATTCGAGATTCAAAAATAGAAAAATCTAAAAATTTAAATAAGGAAGCATACGAATACGAATCTTTAAAACAAAAAAATATTGATACTGGCATGGGTTTAGAAAGGGTTTTGGCGGTTTTGAACGGACTTGATGATAATTACAGAACCGAGCTGTTTTGGCCAATTATTGAAAAAGTTGAGGAGCTGTCGGGCAAAAAATACGGCGACTCTGAAGAGATAACCAAAGCAATGCGGATTATTGCTGACCATCTTAAGGCGGCAATTTTTATCTTAGCTGAACGAATTGAACCGTCAAATGTTGAGCGAGGTTATGTTTTAAGGAGACTAATCAGGCGGGCGATTCGTTACGCCAAGCAATTAGAGATTAATCAAGCTTTTTGTTTTAAGTTGGTTGAGCCGGCAATTAAAATTTATCAAGATGTTTACCCGGAGCTTTTCCAAAATAAAGATTTTATTGAAGAGCAGTTAGTCAGAGAAGAAGAGAGGTTTAGCACAACTTTAACTAAGGGTTTAAATGTTTTAAAGAAAGAGGTCCAAAAAATGAAGCAGACAGGTAAGAAAAGCTTGTCCGGAGATATTGGCAAGATAGCTTTTAATTTCTTCCAGAATTATGGTTTTCCGCCCGAATTATTCTTAGAAGAGATCGCCAAAGAAATTCCCCATAGCAAAGAGGGTGTTTTGGCGTCTTTTAATCAGGCTTTTAAAAAACACCAAGAATTATCCCGCCAGAAAGCGGAGCAAAAATTCAAGGGCGGTTTGGCTGACCACTCTGAAATCAGCAAAAAATACCATACTGCCACCCATTTATTGCAAGCGGCCTTGCGCCAAATTTTAAGCGACCAGATTTATCAAAAAGGCTCAAACATCACTGCCGAGCGTTTGCGATTTGATTTTAATTATTCTGAACCGATCAGTTCGGAACAATTAAAAGAGATAGAAGGCTTGGTTAATCAGAAAATTCAAGAACATCTGCCGGTTCATTTTGAAGAAATGGCAGTTGATAAAGCGAAGAAAATCGGCGCTTTGGGCGTGTTTGGGAGCAAGTATAGCGAGAAAGTTAAAGTTTATTTTATTGGTCCTTCGATGAACTCAGGGCAAATTCCTTTTTCTATAGAGATCTGCGGCGGCCCGCATGTAGAAAATACAAAAGAGATTGGTAAAATTAAAATTGCCAAACTGGAATCAATCGGCCAAGGAATAAAAAGAATTCGAGCAGTGGTTGAAGTTTAA
- the infA gene encoding translation initiation factor IF-1, with the protein MANKKNNRVEGLVTEALPNGFFRVRLADDREILAHLAGKMRINFIKVMVNDLVTVELSQYDETKGRIVYRK; encoded by the coding sequence ATGGCGAACAAGAAAAATAACCGAGTTGAAGGTTTAGTTACCGAGGCTTTGCCTAATGGGTTTTTCAGGGTAAGATTGGCTGATGATAGAGAGATTTTGGCCCATTTGGCTGGTAAAATGAGGATTAACTTTATTAAGGTAATGGTTAATGACTTGGTTACAGTTGAGCTTTCCCAGTATGATGAAACCAAGGGCAGAATCGTTTATCGTAAATAA
- the rpmJ gene encoding 50S ribosomal protein L36, which translates to MKVKASVKKRCAKCKVVRRKGRVFIICENKRHKQRQG; encoded by the coding sequence ATGAAAGTTAAAGCTTCAGTAAAAAAACGATGCGCTAAGTGCAAAGTGGTTCGGCGTAAAGGTCGAGTTTTTATTATTTGTGAGAACAAAAGACACAAACAGAGACAGGGATGA
- the rpsM gene encoding 30S ribosomal protein S13: MRLAGVNIPDEKKISVALTYIFGIGPSSAEKILNQAKVGLGKKTKDLTTEEFNRMREVIESEYRIEGDLRREVFANIKRLKDIKTYRGIRHIKRLPVRGQKTKHNSRTVRGNVRKTITSGKKAPAQKT, encoded by the coding sequence ATGCGTTTAGCCGGAGTCAATATTCCAGACGAGAAAAAAATTTCAGTGGCCCTGACTTATATTTTTGGTATTGGCCCATCTTCAGCAGAAAAGATTTTAAATCAAGCTAAAGTTGGTTTGGGCAAAAAGACTAAAGACTTGACCACTGAAGAATTTAACCGAATGAGAGAAGTAATTGAAAGCGAATATCGGATTGAGGGCGATCTGCGCCGTGAAGTTTTCGCCAATATTAAAAGATTAAAAGATATAAAAACTTATCGCGGCATCAGGCATATCAAGCGCTTGCCGGTTCGGGGCCAGAAAACCAAGCATAATTCAAGAACCGTCAGGGGCAATGTCAGAAAGACAATTACTTCAGGGAAAAAGGCGCCAGCCCAGAAAACATAA
- the rpsK gene encoding 30S ribosomal protein S11, with amino-acid sequence MGKKTIKTEDTAEALKAQEKVEAKIKKAGPVSASKKLESSRIYISSSYNNTLITITDSKGGVIAWSSAGSLGFKGPRKATAYAATSTVNTLLQKVKKFDLGKVSIYVRGIGGGREAAIRALINNNQDIQLIKDVTPVPHNGPRPKKTRRV; translated from the coding sequence ATGGGGAAGAAAACAATCAAAACTGAAGACACCGCCGAAGCTTTAAAGGCCCAGGAAAAGGTTGAAGCCAAGATTAAAAAAGCCGGGCCGGTTTCCGCATCAAAGAAACTTGAATCCAGCCGGATTTATATCAGCTCTTCTTATAACAACACTTTGATTACCATTACTGATTCTAAAGGCGGGGTGATTGCCTGGTCTTCGGCCGGCAGTCTTGGATTTAAGGGCCCGAGAAAAGCTACTGCTTATGCGGCGACCAGCACAGTTAATACCTTGTTGCAAAAAGTTAAAAAATTTGATTTGGGTAAAGTATCAATTTATGTTAGGGGAATTGGCGGCGGCAGAGAAGCGGCGATCAGAGCTTTAATCAACAATAACCAGGATATTCAGCTGATTAAAGACGTTACTCCGGTTCCTCATAACGGACCTCGGCCGAAAAAAACGCGGCGAGTGTAA
- the rpsD gene encoding 30S ribosomal protein S4, translating to MAFILGPKEKKSRALGENLFLKPERSISQKSAMVRRPYRPGMHGKRRRNLSEYALQLIEKQKVKFSYGLSEKQLKKYAQKAIGSQKVSAPESLFRFLETRIDNVVFRAGIAPSRSVARLMVTHGHINLNGKRHDVPSAELKSGDEISVRENSLKTKLFEDTQKRLKETDLPAWLELDPEKLTVKIIGYPSLEQTKLSFNLALVLEFYSR from the coding sequence ATGGCATTTATTTTAGGACCAAAAGAAAAAAAGAGTCGGGCGCTGGGAGAAAACCTTTTTCTTAAGCCGGAACGCTCAATTTCCCAAAAATCAGCAATGGTTAGGCGGCCTTATCGTCCGGGAATGCATGGTAAAAGAAGAAGAAATTTATCCGAGTACGCTTTGCAGCTGATAGAAAAGCAAAAAGTCAAGTTTAGTTACGGCCTGTCTGAAAAGCAGCTGAAAAAATACGCTCAGAAAGCAATTGGCTCTCAAAAAGTTTCTGCGCCGGAATCCCTTTTCAGATTCTTAGAAACAAGAATTGATAATGTGGTTTTTCGGGCCGGGATTGCCCCATCACGGAGCGTTGCCAGATTAATGGTAACCCATGGCCATATTAATTTAAACGGCAAGAGGCACGATGTCCCCTCGGCAGAGCTTAAATCCGGCGACGAGATTTCAGTTCGGGAAAATTCATTAAAAACTAAATTGTTTGAGGACACCCAAAAAAGGCTAAAAGAAACAGATCTGCCCGCCTGGCTTGAGCTTGACCCGGAAAAATTAACTGTTAAAATTATTGGCTACCCTTCTTTAGAGCAAACTAAGCTTTCTTTTAACTTAGCTTTGGTGCTTGAATTCTACTCTCGCTAA
- a CDS encoding DNA-directed RNA polymerase subunit alpha, with the protein MISLPKQPKIIKSDSREAVIEIEELYPGYGLTLGNALRRVLLSSCEGAAITSFKIDGAPHEFSTLPGVAEDLIEISLNLKKIRLKIFSEEPQVLSLSAKGEGAIAAKDFGKNPLVEIVNPETGIATLTDKKSNFNLEVRIERGIGYSAAEDRRRKEKLPVGTVELDANFSPVILVNAIVENMRVGEKTNYNRLRLEIKTDGSIDPIFAFNYALGILIDHFSALRTEELAPEGEVASFASLRNSEAIEKIVLENTGLPERILSALKQHRIKTIGDLIKINPEKIKSYKGLGNKAVEEIRAILKEYGIDFK; encoded by the coding sequence ATGATTTCTTTACCAAAACAGCCAAAAATAATTAAATCAGACAGTCGAGAAGCGGTGATTGAGATAGAAGAGCTTTATCCCGGTTATGGTTTGACTCTGGGCAACGCTCTGCGTCGGGTTTTGCTTTCTTCGTGCGAAGGAGCGGCAATTACTTCTTTTAAAATTGACGGCGCGCCCCATGAATTTTCCACTTTGCCCGGAGTGGCTGAAGATTTGATCGAGATCTCCCTTAACTTAAAAAAAATCAGGCTTAAGATTTTTAGCGAAGAACCCCAAGTATTAAGTTTATCCGCTAAAGGCGAGGGAGCGATTGCCGCCAAAGATTTTGGCAAAAATCCCTTGGTTGAGATAGTTAATCCTGAAACCGGAATTGCTACCTTGACTGATAAAAAATCTAATTTTAATCTTGAGGTCAGAATCGAAAGGGGGATCGGTTATTCTGCGGCTGAAGACAGGCGAAGAAAGGAAAAATTGCCGGTTGGCACGGTTGAGCTTGACGCCAATTTTTCACCGGTAATTTTAGTTAATGCCATTGTTGAAAATATGCGGGTTGGCGAAAAAACTAATTATAACCGATTAAGGTTGGAGATTAAGACCGATGGTTCAATTGATCCGATTTTCGCGTTTAATTATGCTCTGGGCATTTTAATTGATCACTTTAGCGCTTTGAGAACAGAGGAGCTTGCTCCTGAAGGCGAGGTGGCTTCTTTTGCCAGCTTGCGCAATTCAGAAGCAATTGAAAAGATTGTTTTGGAAAACACGGGTTTGCCGGAGCGGATTTTGTCAGCGTTAAAGCAGCACCGGATAAAGACCATTGGCGATTTAATTAAGATTAATCCGGAAAAGATAAAAAGCTATAAGGGTTTGGGCAACAAAGCCGTGGAAGAGATTCGCGCCATACTCAAAGAATACGGGATTGATTTCAAATAA
- the rplQ gene encoding 50S ribosomal protein L17, whose product MRHRKTGRKFGRKLGDKKAFLKGLLHNLIMKEKITTTQARAKELKRLFDPLVTLAKKQTLASYRLLLTKLPKKSAEKIFKDIGLRYKDRKSGYTRIVKLNPRMRDAAPMAMISLVEEKPKVDLKKPTN is encoded by the coding sequence ATGAGACACAGAAAAACGGGCAGAAAATTCGGCAGAAAACTCGGAGACAAGAAAGCTTTTTTAAAAGGCCTGCTTCATAATTTGATTATGAAAGAAAAAATCACCACTACTCAAGCCCGGGCTAAAGAACTGAAAAGGCTTTTTGACCCGCTTGTGACTTTAGCAAAAAAACAGACTCTTGCCAGCTATCGGCTTTTACTGACAAAACTGCCTAAAAAATCAGCGGAGAAAATTTTTAAAGATATTGGGCTCCGTTATAAAGATCGAAAAAGCGGCTATACTCGGATAGTTAAATTAAACCCAAGAATGCGCGATGCCGCGCCAATGGCAATGATTAGCTTGGTTGAAGAAAAACCAAAAGTTGATTTAAAAAAACCAACTAATTAA